The genomic region GATCTGTGAGGCGACCGGGGTAAACAACGTCGACTTTACGAATGTACCGTCTTCCGACACTTCGTCGCCGGACGCTTTCGGTATTGACAACTATGATGGCGGCGGCCAATGGGATACCGGCTATCTTCTGGGCACTCAGGCAAAGCCGTGGAACAATCATATCAAGAACGCGACCGGTCGTCACACGGACGCTTCTAACTTCCTGCTCTGTGACGGGCATGTCAAGTGGCTCAAGGTCAGCAGTGTGTCGACGGGCTATACCGCTCAGGCGGTCGACTGCAACACGCGCAGCGGATCGTCAACACCCGCCGGCGACGCGGCGTGCAATCAGGATTGGCGCGCCGCGGGAACGTCCGTTTCAAATGATTCCGCGAACGGCAACGTCGGAATCGCCGCTACATTCAGCCCCATCTAAATCTCGAACGTTTGATTAGCTAAGCTTTCTTGGCGGCCTTCGCTCCATTTTTTGAGCGACGGGCTTTATTCGTCCGCGATGTTTGCCGCGCGTGCTTTTGCTATCTTCACCGCGCGAAAGCGGGCGCGGTAAGCGCGGGGGCTGAACATGGTGTATTTCTTAAAGTGCAGAGAGAAGTAGCAGAAGTCGAAGCCGACCTGGCTCGCGATTTTATTGACGGCCTCGTCCGTGTTTTCCAGCATCGCGCGGGCGTGCTCCAAGCGCTGGATGTCGAGATACTTCATCGGGCCGATCCCCACGTGCTTGCGGAATAAGTGCGACAGGTTCGAAACCGACATACAATGCCGTTCGGCCAGATCCGGCAGCGAAATATCGCGGTCGAAGTTCTCGCGCATAAAGTCCATGGCCGCCAAAATCCGTGGATCGGTATTGTGATGCCGGGACAGCGGGTTCCACAGATCGCACTGGAGCAGCGCCGCCTCCAGGGCGTTCGACATAAAGTGCTGCTTGCGATGGAACAGCTCCTTCGAGTATTGGACGACCCTTTCCATGTCCGAAATGATGCTTTGCCATGGCGACGCTTCCGCAATCCTGATTTCCATCAGAGCGCCGTCATGCTGGGGCCATTGCATGAGCTCCACCCACTCCTTCTGCGGCTGAAAATGAATCCAGGTATACTCCCAGAACGTTCCTTCGGCCCTGTACTCCTGTCGCCTGCCGGGCGGAACCAGGACGATCGAGCCGACGGCGACAGGCAGGTCGATGACGCCGCAGAATACCCCCTGTCCGTCGGTCGTCGCCAGGATCTGCCAGTCGTCGGTTCCGGACGGGCGCATCACTCGATGCCCGTGAAGCAGGCGCTCGTGCCCCGCGTAAATCGGGCCGTTATTTTCCAGCCATTGCCAGGCGATATGCTCTCGTTTCATGGATGTGTTTTCGCTTCGTTCATTTTCTGAGTTGATATGCGGGCGATATCGGCGGCGATTGGACACCGTCTGCAATTTTCACAAAACGCGTGAGGGACCAACTTCACTGCGGCCGCCATAGAATTGCAAAATATTATAACTTTTCTGCGCGATTTTACATCGACGCAGACGGCGGAATCCTTTATAATTACGCCAATCTCATTGTGACAGGAAGATTTTCATGCCAACTTCAGCTCTCCAAAGGGCCGCGATTGTCGCTGCGGCGGCCACCGCGTTTCTGCCCGCCGTCGGCCATGCCGCCGACTCTTCCGCGCGGGAGCGGATCTTATTCGATGGGGACTGGCGCTTCCGCCAGGATCCCGCCACGCTCCCTCCGCTTCAGGACGGCGCCGCCGTCGCCGGCTGGCGCTGGAAGGCGGCGGACTCGCCGGCGTCGGAAGAACTCGCCGCGACGGGCGTGACGACCTCGGGCGCTGGCTGGGCGGACGCCGCCGTGGGGCAGGATATTTTCTCCGGCAAATCTGGATTTGCGTGGATCCGCGCCACGCTGCCGGACCTCGCGGGGCCGGGACGCACGCTGCGCTTCGGGGGCGTGGATGACAACGCCGACGTTTATGTCAACGGCAAGAAGCTGATCCATCACGAGGGCTGGAACCAGGCGTTTGACGTCCCTCTAGACGATGTGTGGAACGCCGCCGGCCCGAACGTCGTCGCCGTGCGCGTCGAAAACGGGCAGGGCGCCGGCGGCCTCTCCAAGGGCGTCTCCGTTGGACTCGCGCCGATCGTGGCGGGCGCGCCCACGACCAGCCCGAGCGACCCCAAGTTCCGGGATTTCAACTGGCGCAAGGTGCATCTGCCGCATGATTATTGTGTCGAGGGGACGTTTACGCCGGACGGCGACGCCAGCCATGGCTCGCTGATCCCCACGTCCGCATGGTACCGCAAGACATTTACGCTGCCGGCGTCCGATCAGGGCAAGAGCCTCTGGATCGATTTCGACGGCGTGTATCGCCGGACGGAAGTTTACCTCAACGGCCATCTCCTGGGCGCCCATGCGTGCGGCTATACGCCGTTCCGCTTCGATCTCTCCAAAGACGCCGTTTATGGCGGCAAGAATGTGATTTCCGTCCATGTCGATCCCACCCAGGCCGAGGGCTGGTGGTATGAAGGCGCGGGCATCTACCGGCATGTCTGGCTCAACAAGGCCGCGCCCGCGCATGTCGCGCCCTGGGGAACGTTCGTCGCTTCCGATGTGAAGGACGCGCTTGGCAAACCGTCGGCGTCGCTGACGATCACTACGACGGTGGCGAACGACGGCGCGGCTTCCGACGCCGTGGTCGTCTCCAGTGTGTTCGGGCCCGATGGGAAGCAGGCGGCGCAAACCAAATCTTCGGTCTCGCTGACCGCGGGCGCCTCGACGGATCTCACGCAGACCGTCTCGCTCGCCTCCGCGCGCCTCTGGTCTCTCCAGAAGCCGCAGCTTTACCGCCTGCACACCGAAGTGGTGCAGGGCGGCAAGGTGATCGATACGGAAGACACAAGTTTCGGCGTGCGCTCGATCCGGTGGGACGCCGAGAAGGGCTTCTTCCTGAACGAGAAGCCGGTCAAGATCCAGGGCGTCTGCAACCATCAGGACTTCGCCGGCGTCGGCGTCGCCGTTCCCGATACGCTGCAATACTGGCGCGTCCGCAAGCTCCAGTCGATGGGCGCGAACGCCTGGCGCACCTCGCACAATCCTCCGAACATCGCCGTGCTGGACGCCTGCGATAAGCTCGGCATGCTGGTGATGGATGAAAACCGGCATCTGGGCGACACTGAAGACGGCAAGGCGAGCATGACCACGCCGTACGAAGACCTTGCCGAAGTGCAGACCATGGTGCGGCGTGATCGCAATCACCCCAGCATTATCCTCTGGTCGATGTGCAACGAAGAGGGAATCCAGAGCACGGAGCACGGCGCCAAGATCTTCAGCGCCATGCGTGACGCCGTGCGCAAATACGACGCCACGCGTCCCGTCTCGTGCGCCATGAACGGCGGCTACGATTCCGCAGTCGGCATCACCTCCGTCGAAGATCTCCAGGGGATCAACTACAACCCCAGTGCTTACGATTGGTTCCACAAGGCGCACCCCACGCTGCCGCTCTACGGCAGCGAGACGGCCAGCCAGGTCGCGACGCGCGGAATCTACAGCTGGGATACATTCAAGAACGACACGGGATCGTTCACGGGAGTTCCGGAAAAGGGCTATGTGAGCGCCTACGACGTCAACGCCCCCAATTGGGCGGAAACGGCGGAGAACGCCTGGAAGCCCATCGGCGAGCGCTCCTATGTCGCCGGCGGCTTCGTCTGGACCGGCTTCGACTACAAAGGCGAGCCGACGCCGTTTGGCTGGCCGGACGTCAACTCGAACTTCGGCGTGATCGACATGGCCGGCTTCCCCAAGGACACTTACTGGTACTATCAGTCGGTTTGGGGCGACAAGCCCGTCACCCACGTCCTGCCGCACTGGAACTGGGCCGGCAAGGAGGGGCAGACGGTCAAAGTCTGGGCCTTCAGCAACGCCGACAGTGTCGAGCTGTTCGTGAACGGTCAGAGCCTTGGCAAGAAGCCCGTTCCGCATCTCGGCCATCTGGAGTGGGACGCCGTTTATGCGCCGGGAACGCTGGAGGCGCGCGGTTACGATGCGTCCGGTAAAGTCGTCTCGTCCGACAAAGTCGAGACGGCGGGCGCGCCGGCGGCGCTGACGCTGACGACCGACCGCACACAGATCGCGCCCGATGGCGAGGACCTGACGGTGGTCGAAGTGCGCGTCGTCGACGACAAAGGCCGCGTCGTGCCCGCCTCCGACGATCTCATCTCCTTTGAAGTCACGGGCGTCGGCCACATCGCCGGTGTCGGCAACGGCAATCCCAGCGATCACGATCCAGACCAGGCGCCGACCCGCCACGCCTTCCACGGCCTGGCGGCCGTCCTCGTCGCCGCCGGCGAAGCCAAGGGCGCGATCCACCTCACCGCCACCGCGCCGGGCCTCAAGCCCGCGTCTCTTGACCTGGAAGCGAAGTAACCGTTTCCGAGTTTGTGACACGGTAACGCTCATATCAGACAACGCCCGGCTGCGATTTTGCAGCCGGGCGTTTCTGTTGGACGAGATTATGCATGCTTGATAGGATTTTGTGTGAGAAAGCGAGAATAACGCTGCGGCTAGCATAATCCTCGGAGGCTATCATTGAGCGACCATAAATTCCGTCTTTTGCCCCGGCCGCCCAGAGATGCATTCTTCTCCTGGCTGCTGCGCGTCTCGTCATTTGGGTTCGCGCTCTTTTGCTATGACGCCTATCGGCATAATTTTCAGATCAACCCCAGCAAACCCGTCGGCCACATTCTGATTCAGGCGCTCTTTCTCGCGGCGCCGGTCTTGTGGGCGTTCGCTTTAGTTCGGCTGCCGCAGTCGGTGGTCGAAGGCGAGACCATCCTTTGCCGAAACTCGGTTCGGGACCTCGTCGCTCGCAATTGGTGGAGCATCCTGCTCTATCTGACGCCGGCGATGACCGGCTGTCTGTTGCTTGCCGGGCAGGCCCTTCAAAATCCCGCCGCCATCATGATTGTCCCCATGAGTCTGGGAACCGCGCTATTCACCGGCGTCGTGCTGTTCATCGCCG from Capsulimonas corticalis harbors:
- a CDS encoding helix-turn-helix domain-containing protein, with translation MKREHIAWQWLENNGPIYAGHERLLHGHRVMRPSGTDDWQILATTDGQGVFCGVIDLPVAVGSIVLVPPGRRQEYRAEGTFWEYTWIHFQPQKEWVELMQWPQHDGALMEIRIAEASPWQSIISDMERVVQYSKELFHRKQHFMSNALEAALLQCDLWNPLSRHHNTDPRILAAMDFMRENFDRDISLPDLAERHCMSVSNLSHLFRKHVGIGPMKYLDIQRLEHARAMLENTDEAVNKIASQVGFDFCYFSLHFKKYTMFSPRAYRARFRAVKIAKARAANIADE
- a CDS encoding DUF1559 domain-containing protein, whose translation is MKKTSLQSGFTLIELLVVIAIIAILAAILFPVFAKAREKARQISCASNERQLGLGFMQYSQDNDERYPQGSNTATWGQGWAGQIYPYVKSAGLYKCPDDSTSPSSTTTSVVSYCINKNLTPDQGFSTIAGLTAPTNTVLICEATGVNNVDFTNVPSSDTSSPDAFGIDNYDGGGQWDTGYLLGTQAKPWNNHIKNATGRHTDASNFLLCDGHVKWLKVSSVSTGYTAQAVDCNTRSGSSTPAGDAACNQDWRAAGTSVSNDSANGNVGIAATFSPI
- the galA gene encoding beta-galactosidase GalA, with translation MPTSALQRAAIVAAAATAFLPAVGHAADSSARERILFDGDWRFRQDPATLPPLQDGAAVAGWRWKAADSPASEELAATGVTTSGAGWADAAVGQDIFSGKSGFAWIRATLPDLAGPGRTLRFGGVDDNADVYVNGKKLIHHEGWNQAFDVPLDDVWNAAGPNVVAVRVENGQGAGGLSKGVSVGLAPIVAGAPTTSPSDPKFRDFNWRKVHLPHDYCVEGTFTPDGDASHGSLIPTSAWYRKTFTLPASDQGKSLWIDFDGVYRRTEVYLNGHLLGAHACGYTPFRFDLSKDAVYGGKNVISVHVDPTQAEGWWYEGAGIYRHVWLNKAAPAHVAPWGTFVASDVKDALGKPSASLTITTTVANDGAASDAVVVSSVFGPDGKQAAQTKSSVSLTAGASTDLTQTVSLASARLWSLQKPQLYRLHTEVVQGGKVIDTEDTSFGVRSIRWDAEKGFFLNEKPVKIQGVCNHQDFAGVGVAVPDTLQYWRVRKLQSMGANAWRTSHNPPNIAVLDACDKLGMLVMDENRHLGDTEDGKASMTTPYEDLAEVQTMVRRDRNHPSIILWSMCNEEGIQSTEHGAKIFSAMRDAVRKYDATRPVSCAMNGGYDSAVGITSVEDLQGINYNPSAYDWFHKAHPTLPLYGSETASQVATRGIYSWDTFKNDTGSFTGVPEKGYVSAYDVNAPNWAETAENAWKPIGERSYVAGGFVWTGFDYKGEPTPFGWPDVNSNFGVIDMAGFPKDTYWYYQSVWGDKPVTHVLPHWNWAGKEGQTVKVWAFSNADSVELFVNGQSLGKKPVPHLGHLEWDAVYAPGTLEARGYDASGKVVSSDKVETAGAPAALTLTTDRTQIAPDGEDLTVVEVRVVDDKGRVVPASDDLISFEVTGVGHIAGVGNGNPSDHDPDQAPTRHAFHGLAAVLVAAGEAKGAIHLTATAPGLKPASLDLEAK